One window of the Myxococcales bacterium genome contains the following:
- a CDS encoding nucleotidyltransferase family protein, which produces MNTARKKIAGVILSAGESKRMGFPKALLKLDESTLLARQHELLNLSGCDPVIAVVGCKAEEIMSEHPLLPVKWVQNKIWPKGQFSSAAAGISEALSDNSSGALLLPVDVVGINVKTIRSILDAASQMPAIDAIIPTYKGRGGHPVYLSKKFCENLIGLDLDDEDSRLDVQLSRCESKSRIETEDAAILKNINTPEDFSSSRDLSTRS; this is translated from the coding sequence ATGAATACCGCACGCAAAAAAATAGCCGGAGTGATCCTCTCCGCCGGAGAATCCAAAAGAATGGGCTTTCCGAAGGCTCTTCTGAAATTAGACGAATCGACGCTGCTCGCGCGCCAGCACGAACTCCTGAATCTCTCCGGATGCGATCCGGTAATAGCTGTCGTCGGATGCAAGGCGGAAGAGATAATGTCGGAGCATCCCCTACTTCCGGTAAAGTGGGTTCAAAATAAAATCTGGCCGAAGGGGCAATTTTCCTCCGCGGCGGCAGGAATATCGGAAGCGCTCTCCGATAATTCGTCCGGTGCTCTCCTCCTCCCCGTAGATGTCGTCGGCATAAACGTGAAAACAATCCGCTCCATTCTCGATGCCGCTTCGCAGATGCCGGCTATCGACGCGATAATTCCTACCTACAAAGGCAGGGGCGGCCACCCTGTGTACCTATCAAAAAAGTTTTGCGAAAACTTGATCGGCTTGGATTTAGATGATGAAGATTCAAGGCTCGATGTTCAGCTGTCACGCTGCGAATCAAAATCCAGAATTGAAACAGAAGATGCTGCGATACTAAAAAACATAAATACACCGGAGGATT